ATAAGTAAATACTACCATTAAAATTTTTTAATAACTATATGGAGTTAAACCTGAAAAAACCTATCGTTTTTTTCGATTTAGAAACAACTGGAATTAATATAGCCACCGATAGAATTGTAGAAATTTCTATACTAAAAATATTTCCTAACGGAACACAAGAAAGTAAAACTTGGTTGGTAAACCCTGAAATAGAAATACCACAACAAGCTATAGATGTTCATGGAATTACAAATGAAAAAGTTGTTACAGAACCAACATTTAAAGAATTAGCATCTAAAATAAACGAGATGATATTCGATTCAGATCTAGCTGGATTTAATTCAAATAGATTTGATATTCCGCTTTTAGCTGAAGAATTACTAAGAGTTGGAATCGATTTTGATATGGAAGAAAGAAAAGCCATTGATGTACAAGTAATTTTCCATAAAAAAGAACAACGAACATTAAGTGCAGGTTATAAATTTTACTGTGGAAAAGATTTAGAAGGTGCCCACTCTGCTGAAGCAGACACATTAGCAACATATGAAATCTTAAAAGCACAATTAGATAAATATGAAGATATAGAGAATTCAGTTGAAGCGTTAAGTGAATTTTCTTCACATACAAAACGAGCAGATTTTGCAGGATTCATACTATTTGATGAAGATGAAGATGAGATATTTTCTTTTGGAAAATATAAAGGAAGAAAAGTAGAAGATGTCTTAAAAGAAAATCCAGGATACAATTCATGGATTCAACAAGCAGACTTTCCATTATATACTAAAAAAGTATTACGCCAAATAAAAGAACGAATGAGTTCGCCTAAAACGCCTGAAATGACAGATGAAGAAAAATTAAAAGCGTTACAACAAAAATTTAATTTAAGATAACAATGTACATACCTTATAACGAATTACCCAACTCTGCAAGAGTTTGGGTATATCAAGCTGATAGAACATTCAATCAAGAAGAAATAGAAGTAATTTCTGCAAGAGCTTTGTTATTTATTGATCAATGGACCAGACATGGTGAAGATTTAAAAGGATCTTTTGCTATTAAATACAATCAGTTTATAGTATTGGCAATAGATGAAAACTTTAATTCAGCTTCTGGTTGCTCTATTGATGCTTCTGTACGTTTTGTTAAATCTATAGAAGAAGAGTTCAATGTAGATTTAATGGATAAAATGAACATTTCATTTAAAGACAATGATAATATCAATGTTGTAAAACTCTCAGATTTTCAAGAATTTGCCAAACAACAGAAAATAACTGCTGCTACAGTTGTTTTTAATAATATGGTAAACACTAAAGAGGATTTTGAAACCAAATGGGAAGTTACAGCAGACAAAAGCTGGCATAGCCGATTTTTGGTATAAGAATTGTTTAAAGTAAAGTAATCCCCGACGTTTTAAATAATGAAATTTTAAAGCTCGTTAAATTAACGTGTGAACGATTTATATGAAGAAAAAGATACTATTATTAGCTATAATTTTTACCAGTGTTATTAATGCTCAGCAGTTAGATCCGTTACGAGCAAAACAGTACATTTTACAACAAGAATGGGTAGATAGTATTATCGATTCAATGTCTATTGAAGAAAAAATAGGACAGTTGTTTATGGTGCAAGCATATTCTAATAAAGATGCGAAACACGAAAAATTTATTTCTGATTTGATCACAAAACATCATGTTGGAAATTTAATTTTCATGAAAGGAACACCAGAAAAACAAGTAGCGCTCACTAATACGTATCAAAGTTTAACTAAAAAAGTTCCGTTATTGATTGGTTTCGATGGAGAATGGGGGTTGGATATGCGATTAAAAAATACATATCGTTTTCCTTGGAATATGACTTTAGGAGCCATTCGTGATAATAAGTTAATTGAAAAGTTAGGAGAAAGAATAGGGGAACAATGTAAACGAGTAGGAATTCATATCAATTTTGCTCCGGTTGTAGATATTAATACAAATCCAGACAATCCAATTATTGGAAATCGTTCATTTGGAGAAAAGAAAGAAAATGTAGCAGAAAAATCTGTGGCGTTTACAAAAGGAATGCAAAGTGTTGGTGTTTTAGCAAACGCCAAGCATTTCCCTGGACATGGAGATACAGCTACTGATTCACATTTAACATTACCATCAATAAATTTTACATTACAACGATTAGACTCTACCGAATTATATCCTTTTAAAAGACAGTTTGATGCGGGTGTAGCAAGTGTAATGACAGCGCATTTAAGTATTCCTTCTTTAGAGTCGAATACAAATCTACCATCTTCATTATCTAAAAATGTAGTTACTGATTTATTACAAGATAAATTAGGTTTTCAAGGTTTAGTTTTAACTGATGGATTAAATATGAAAGGAGCAGCAAATTATGCCACAGCTGCTGAAATTAATCTGGCTACTTTCCTAGCAGGAAATGATATTTTATTGATTCCTCAAGATATTCCGAATACGGTAAAAGCATTTAAAAAAGCCTTAGAGAAAGGTGAATTAAATGAGGAAAGGATTAATAAGTCGGTAAGAAAAATTTTAAAAGCAAAATATTTAGTTGGTTTACAGAAGTTTGACGCAATTAAAACGGATAGTTTATTGGTAGATTTAAATACAGCTAAAGATGAATTATTACATCGAGATTTAATTAAAAAATCATTAACTGTTCTAAAAAATACAAGAGAAACATTACCAATTAAAAAGTTAGAGTTAAAAAATATAGCTTATGTTGCTTTAGGAGATGATAAAGGAGATGATTTTGTAAAAATGCTTCAGAACTATGCTAAAGTAGATGTGGTTTCAGCAAAGCATTTAGATAAACTAACTAAAAAATTAGAAGAATATAATTTAGTAATTGTAGGTTTTCATAAATCGAATAAAAATCCTTGGAAATCTTATAAGTTCTCTAATCAAGATTTAGTTTGGTTACAAGAAATATCAAGAAATAAACGTGTAATACTTGATGTTTTTGCTAATCCTTACAGCTTATTACAAGTAAAAACATTTACGAATATTGATAATATTATTATTTCTTATCAAAATAGTAAGTTAGCTCAAGAGCTTTCTGCTCAAGCAATCTTTGGAGCTTTTGAAATTTCAGGAAGACTTCCAATAAGTATTAGAAATGAATTTAAAGCAGGAAATGGAATGATTATATCTCCATTAAATCGCTTTGAATATACCATACCAGAAGCTGTAAATTTATCAAGAGATACATTAAAATATGTAGATCGTTATATTGATACAATTTTACAGCAAAAAATGGCTCCAGGAGGTCAGGTTTTAATTGCGAGACACGGAAAAGTAATTTATCATAAAACTTTTGGTTATCAAACTGATGCTAAACGAAGAAAAGTAAAAAAATCAGATGTTTACGATTTAGCTTCTTTAACTAAAATTTTATCTACTTTACCAGCTGTAATGAAATTAGAAGAAGATAGAAAATTATCACTTCACTCTGATTTAGTTGATTTACTTCCAACTTATAAAGATAGTAATAAAGAGCACTTAAATATCAAACAAATCTTGTCACATTATGCTCGATTAAAATCGTGGATTCCATTTTACACAAGAACAATCGATTCTATCACAGGTAAAGTGTCAAAAGAATATTATAGGACTAAAAAATCGAAGCAGTTTCCTATAAAAGTAGCTAAAGATTTATATTTAAATAAAGATTACAAAGATTCTATTTATACTAGAATAAAAGATTCTGATTTACGAGAAAGAGTAGGATACAAGTATAGTGATTTAGGATATTATATACTTAAAGAGGTTGTTGAAAGAAAGTATAAAAAACGCTTAGATAAAGTAGTAGAAGAAGAGTTTTATGCGTCTTTAGGTTTAAATAGAACTTCATATTTACCTCTTGAAAAGTTTAATTGGAAAGAAGTAGTTCCTACAGAAAAAGACGATTATTACAGAGAACAATTATTAAGAGGTTATGTTCATGATATGGGAGCTGCAATGCAAGGTGGAGTAGGAGGTCATGCTGGTTTATTTGCGAATGCAAATGATGTAGCTAAAATTATGCAAATGTACTTGCAAGGCGGAACTTATGGAGGTGTAAAATATTTTAGACCAGAAACTGTTGAGAAGTTTAATACAAGATATTATCCTCAAGTAAGAAATAGAAGAGGTTTAGGTTTTGATAAACCACAAATAAATCCTAGAGAAAAGCCAACTTGTGGTTGTGTTTCTGAAAATAGTTTTGGTCACAGTGGTTTTACAGGAACCTATACTTGGGCAGATCCTGATACGGGAATTCTATATGTATTTTTATCCAATAGAGTTTATCCGACTATGGGGAATAGAAAATTAGTTAAAAGTAATATAAGAACTAAAATACAGAAGGTTATACAAGATGCTATTTTGAATTAAATAGTAATTCAACTGTTTTGAAAAATTATCAATTATTAAAAAACAAAATTTTAGAAGAAGGTATTTTAACAGAACAGAAAACCTTCAAAAGAGATGAGTTTATAAAAGTTAAAGGATCTAAGGATACTAATATCTATTTTATAAAATCAGGTAGTGTAAAAGTTTTCTTTACCAATAATACAGAAGAACATGTAATGTATTTTGGGTATAAAAACTCGATTATCACAGCTATCGATTCGTTTTTATCTAATTCAATTAGTGATCTTGAAATAAAAGCACTAAAAAAGACCGCTGTTTTTTATATTTCAAAACAAGAATTTTACAATTTTTTAGATACGAATACCGAGTATTTAAAATTGTGGAATGAAATACTACAAGAAATCATATTACATCAATTTGAAAGAGAAAAAGACTTATTATTAACGTCTCCTGAAGAAAGGTATCAGAAAGTATTGCATAGAAATCCAGAACTTTTTCAAGAAATTCCTCATAAATATATTGCAAGTTATTTAAGAATGGCTTCTGAAACATTAAGTAGAATTAAAAAAACGTGACTTCAATCAACATTTATTTTTTCTCTTGTTTGTTTCTTTGAGGTATCAAATTTAATAGAATGTATAATTTTACTATACGATTGTTAACTGTAGAAGATACAGAGGTTTTCTTTGAGCTAATTCAAAACAATAAAAGTAGATTAGAAGATTTTTTTGCAGGAACAATAAAATATACCCAAACTAAAGAAAGTACCTTAAATTATTGCAAAACGATAGAAAGTAAAATAAAACAAAGAGCATACTATCCTTATCTTATTTTTAACAATGAAGAGTTGATTGGCTTTATTGATTTTAAAAATATAGATTGGTCTATACCTAAAGCAGAATTAGGAGCTTTTATAGATATTAATTTTGAAGGGAAAGGTATTATTACTAAAAGTTTTACAACGTTATTAGAAAGTGTCGTTAAAACGCATGGTTTTAAAAAACTTTTCTGTAGAATATCTCAACGAAATGTGAAGAGTATTGCGTTAGCTGAAAGATGTGGTTTTTGTTTAGAAGGTACAATTACGAAAGACTATCGAACTACTAATGGAGAATTAATTGATTTAAACTATTACGGAAAACAGCTATAATTTTAGTTCTTAAAGGCAAATTCAATAATATTGGCTCCCATTCGTAAAGCTTTTTCTCTGGTTTCTTTAGGGTTATTGTGAATTGATTCATCTTCCCAACCATCACTTAAATCACTTTCATAATCGTAAAAAGCAATTAATCTACCTTCATAGAATAAACCAAATCCTTGAGGCGCCTTTTTATCATGTTCATGAATTTTAGGTAATCCTTTAGGAAAATTAAATGTCTGATGAAAAATAGGGTGAGAAGCAGGGATTTCTTGAAAATTTAGTTTAGGAAATACTTTTTTCATTTCACGACGAATATACTTGTCTAATCCATAATTATCAGAAATATGAATAAATCCACCAGAAATAAGATACCTTCTTAAGTTTTCTGCAGCTGTATCGTCAAAGTAAACATTACCATGTCCAGTTAAAAAAACAATAGGTAAGCTAAAAATATCTTCACTATCTGGTTCTACAGTAGCAATATTATTTTCAATAGATGTTTTTGTGTAAGTATTACTAAACTTAATTAAGTTGGGTAACGATGTAGGATTGGCATACCAATCACCACCACCGCCATATTTTAAAATACCAACTTGTTGTGCTTGTAAAGACAGAGATAGTGTAGTAAAGAATACTAATAGTATGTTTATAAATTTCATGATATACCAAAAATAAATAAATCATATATAAAAAAAAACATCATTCCCTTCTAATGATGTTTTTTTTGTGAAGAAAGTAGTAAATATTAATCCCTAAATATATTTACTGGTTTATGTAAGTTTTCGTTTCAAATATAGATAAGATATTCGTTACTAGACTCCTAAAACACATGTTTTGGATGTTTTAGGACAAGTTTATCCATAAAAAAACACTGTTAATAAACAGTGTTTTTGCTTTTCCCTCTTCATAGAGAGCATGCTCTCTATAGTTCTTGGAATAAATTCGATAAAATAAAATTTATTAAATATTATTTTATCAAATTATATGTTTCAAATATAGGCTTGAACTTAAGAATTAAAGTCCTAAAACACATGATTTGGATGAATTCGGACTAATTTATCAGTAAGAAATAATTAAATGTTTGAATTTTTGAAGGCTAAAGGAGTACAACCAGTATGTTTTTTGAAAACATCATAAAAAGCTGATTTGGAGTTAAAACCAGACTCTAATCCAATAGAAGCAATTGTGTATCCTTCATATTTAGGGTTGAGTAAAAATTTTTTTGCTTGATCTACGCGCATTTCGTTAATATAATCAACAAAACTTTTTTTAGCATTATTATTAATTATAGCAGATAATGTACTGGTACCAATATTCACTTCTTTAGATAGATTATTGAGTGTATACTTCGGTTGCAAAAATTTTTTATTCGTTCTAACGAAAGAGTCAATATTTAAAAAATGTTCTTCATACTTAGAAGCTGGTTCTTTGTCTTCTTGGATTAAAGTATCAGTAATTTCATTTTCGTTTTCTTCTCTAATATGTTTTCTTTCTTTTAATATTCTTAGATATTTAATTCCTTGATAACCTAGAATAAAGATAATAACAGTAGTTGATACTCTTAAAGGATAATATGAATAAATAAAACCAGAAAAATTTAAACTAAACTTTATAACTAATGCAAATACCCAAAGTAAATAAACAATACCTGTAAGTTTAAAAAAGTTATAAATCCATTTTAAATTATCAAACGAAAGAATTTTTTGAAACAGGTTTTCTTTGTTTCTAAGTACATAATAAGAATAAACAAAAATACTTATAGAACTTATAAAGCTTATTAGCTCTTCTATAGAAGTATATCTTTCATATATATAATTTAGTTCATCAATGGTACCACCTCCAGTGTAGTTAATCACAAAACTGATTTGTGCTATACACATTATCAAAAAAACACCTAAAAAGTACTTAAGAAGTTTTTTCTGATGATTTACAATATCTAGATAGTTTACCAGAAAAGCATAGAAAAACGGACCACTTAAAAAGTGCCAAGGTATTTGTATATAACTTAGCATAAATTTATGTTGTAGTAAATTTAATGCCAATGCCCAAGATTGAAAATTATTGAGGGCTATAGTTAAGATC
This genomic stretch from Tenacibaculum jejuense harbors:
- a CDS encoding 3'-5' exonuclease, whose product is MELNLKKPIVFFDLETTGINIATDRIVEISILKIFPNGTQESKTWLVNPEIEIPQQAIDVHGITNEKVVTEPTFKELASKINEMIFDSDLAGFNSNRFDIPLLAEELLRVGIDFDMEERKAIDVQVIFHKKEQRTLSAGYKFYCGKDLEGAHSAEADTLATYEILKAQLDKYEDIENSVEALSEFSSHTKRADFAGFILFDEDEDEIFSFGKYKGRKVEDVLKENPGYNSWIQQADFPLYTKKVLRQIKERMSSPKTPEMTDEEKLKALQQKFNLR
- a CDS encoding ABC transporter ATPase → MYIPYNELPNSARVWVYQADRTFNQEEIEVISARALLFIDQWTRHGEDLKGSFAIKYNQFIVLAIDENFNSASGCSIDASVRFVKSIEEEFNVDLMDKMNISFKDNDNINVVKLSDFQEFAKQQKITAATVVFNNMVNTKEDFETKWEVTADKSWHSRFLV
- a CDS encoding glycoside hydrolase family 3 N-terminal domain-containing protein, which codes for MKKKILLLAIIFTSVINAQQLDPLRAKQYILQQEWVDSIIDSMSIEEKIGQLFMVQAYSNKDAKHEKFISDLITKHHVGNLIFMKGTPEKQVALTNTYQSLTKKVPLLIGFDGEWGLDMRLKNTYRFPWNMTLGAIRDNKLIEKLGERIGEQCKRVGIHINFAPVVDINTNPDNPIIGNRSFGEKKENVAEKSVAFTKGMQSVGVLANAKHFPGHGDTATDSHLTLPSINFTLQRLDSTELYPFKRQFDAGVASVMTAHLSIPSLESNTNLPSSLSKNVVTDLLQDKLGFQGLVLTDGLNMKGAANYATAAEINLATFLAGNDILLIPQDIPNTVKAFKKALEKGELNEERINKSVRKILKAKYLVGLQKFDAIKTDSLLVDLNTAKDELLHRDLIKKSLTVLKNTRETLPIKKLELKNIAYVALGDDKGDDFVKMLQNYAKVDVVSAKHLDKLTKKLEEYNLVIVGFHKSNKNPWKSYKFSNQDLVWLQEISRNKRVILDVFANPYSLLQVKTFTNIDNIIISYQNSKLAQELSAQAIFGAFEISGRLPISIRNEFKAGNGMIISPLNRFEYTIPEAVNLSRDTLKYVDRYIDTILQQKMAPGGQVLIARHGKVIYHKTFGYQTDAKRRKVKKSDVYDLASLTKILSTLPAVMKLEEDRKLSLHSDLVDLLPTYKDSNKEHLNIKQILSHYARLKSWIPFYTRTIDSITGKVSKEYYRTKKSKQFPIKVAKDLYLNKDYKDSIYTRIKDSDLRERVGYKYSDLGYYILKEVVERKYKKRLDKVVEEEFYASLGLNRTSYLPLEKFNWKEVVPTEKDDYYREQLLRGYVHDMGAAMQGGVGGHAGLFANANDVAKIMQMYLQGGTYGGVKYFRPETVEKFNTRYYPQVRNRRGLGFDKPQINPREKPTCGCVSENSFGHSGFTGTYTWADPDTGILYVFLSNRVYPTMGNRKLVKSNIRTKIQKVIQDAILN
- a CDS encoding Crp/Fnr family transcriptional regulator, whose amino-acid sequence is MKNYQLLKNKILEEGILTEQKTFKRDEFIKVKGSKDTNIYFIKSGSVKVFFTNNTEEHVMYFGYKNSIITAIDSFLSNSISDLEIKALKKTAVFYISKQEFYNFLDTNTEYLKLWNEILQEIILHQFEREKDLLLTSPEERYQKVLHRNPELFQEIPHKYIASYLRMASETLSRIKKT
- a CDS encoding GNAT family N-acetyltransferase, which produces MYNFTIRLLTVEDTEVFFELIQNNKSRLEDFFAGTIKYTQTKESTLNYCKTIESKIKQRAYYPYLIFNNEELIGFIDFKNIDWSIPKAELGAFIDINFEGKGIITKSFTTLLESVVKTHGFKKLFCRISQRNVKSIALAERCGFCLEGTITKDYRTTNGELIDLNYYGKQL
- a CDS encoding DUF4159 domain-containing protein, with protein sequence MKFINILLVFFTTLSLSLQAQQVGILKYGGGGDWYANPTSLPNLIKFSNTYTKTSIENNIATVEPDSEDIFSLPIVFLTGHGNVYFDDTAAENLRRYLISGGFIHISDNYGLDKYIRREMKKVFPKLNFQEIPASHPIFHQTFNFPKGLPKIHEHDKKAPQGFGLFYEGRLIAFYDYESDLSDGWEDESIHNNPKETREKALRMGANIIEFAFKN
- a CDS encoding helix-turn-helix domain-containing protein, with translation MLLALNITEIFNIFLLGSALLGFCLSLFMFFSKYGKDRSLLFLNLMILTIALNNFQSWALALNLLQHKFMLSYIQIPWHFLSGPFFYAFLVNYLDIVNHQKKLLKYFLGVFLIMCIAQISFVINYTGGGTIDELNYIYERYTSIEELISFISSISIFVYSYYVLRNKENLFQKILSFDNLKWIYNFFKLTGIVYLLWVFALVIKFSLNFSGFIYSYYPLRVSTTVIIFILGYQGIKYLRILKERKHIREENENEITDTLIQEDKEPASKYEEHFLNIDSFVRTNKKFLQPKYTLNNLSKEVNIGTSTLSAIINNNAKKSFVDYINEMRVDQAKKFLLNPKYEGYTIASIGLESGFNSKSAFYDVFKKHTGCTPLAFKNSNI